In Mercenaria mercenaria strain notata chromosome 15, MADL_Memer_1, whole genome shotgun sequence, a single genomic region encodes these proteins:
- the LOC123556855 gene encoding uncharacterized protein LOC123556855 — translation MSDNYYRLVTFICNFCKDVMRNVFLHFAKADCHENDMCFTNLESYLHNRMSDIMIMKTNGCLRLDQVNRILTNNGETDIKLWDISMLTAAIENLFGSRLNMRVRNSIQQIRQIRNLLIHIAHVDQITDDQFNHFWFTLRKATLKLASNIQGTKYEEDIAAKIDDAKKHRAYESFDTLREWFEETVTQLKDEFKNMRSEICSIRNDNSSVRYQAEDVNAEKNKNRARRKRFRTETVYERASLSTLEADRMKDESFEIMEDVHVNARTINQKEWRKRLRMKKTVSERASSSALDANMLLYRRSDGRVEDPLALQKTECANALQSKELTPDETELKNIGLERHLVGLERHLVKVETEEVAPEIRLLSEVSYLSGSLGQLKSQWENVRTVEDVQALISDGQVPNERVLSDVVHRLGRKSDIVELLCKTICEKIASASPKVVHVFAAYTLANRDKLHFVVLLENGSSSDKDFNLDHEIVVRNCKGNGKTEHEHMQKETESELSAEESTALKNTINEITKQYMEDHKYLSAITARKISLEGKETICIVMYAHPCTDRYSDIPHSEEHLPATIEGYKVVVRNGVFKQATKTASECHDNVRMGCQITSNLVSGFGTLGGFVDHHAYGLCGFTCAHVVYGTEQMKFLKRKKTT, via the exons ATGTCTGACAATTACTACCGACTCGTGACCTTCATATGCAACTTTTGTAAGGACGTTATGCGTAATGTGTTCTTACACTTCGCGAAAGCCGATTGTCACGAAAATGATATGTGCTTCACAAATCTTGAGTCATATCTACACAACAGGATGTCAgatatcatgataatgaaaacaaatggaTGTTTGAGATTGGATCAAGTTAAtagaattttaacaaataatGGCGAGACAGACATAAAGCTGTGGGACATTTCAATGTTAACTGCTgcaatagaaaatttgtttggtaGTCGCTTGAATATGAGAGTCAGAAATTCCATTCAGCAGATTCGCCAAATTCGAAACTTGCTTATTCATATAGCCCATGTTGATCAAATAACCGATGACCAGTTCAATCACTTTTGGTTTACATTACGGAAAGCGACGCTCAAGTTAGCAAGTAATATCCAGGGGACGAAATACGAAGAAGACATAGCAGCAAAAATTGATGATGCTAAAAAGCATAGAGCTTATGAATCATTCGATACATTGCGGGAATGGTTTGAAGAAACAGTGACACAGTTAAAAGACGAATTTAAAAATATGAGATCAGAAATATGTAGTATAAGAAACGATAATAGCTCTGTTAGATATCAAGCAGAAGATGTTAATGCggagaaaaacaaaaacagagcTCGTAGGAAGAGATTCCGAACGGAAACAGTGTATGAGCGGGCTTCTTTGTCAACACTGGAAG CTGATAGAATGAAAGACGAGAGTTTTGAAATTATGGAGGATGTCCATGTTAATGCGAGAACAATCAACCAAAAAGAATGGAGGAAGAGATTGCGAATGAAAAAAACAGTATCAGAGCGGGCTTCTTCGTCAGCATTGGATG ctAATATGCTATTATACAGACGGTCTGATGGCCGTGTAGAGGATCCATTGGCTTTGCAGAAAACTGAGTGTGCGAATGCATTACAAAGTAAAGAACTAACTCCGGACGAGACTgaactgaaaaatattggttTAGAAAGGCACTTGGTAGGTTTAGAAAGGCACTTGGTAAAAGTGGAAACAGAGGAGGTTGCCCCGGAAATTAGACTACTCTCTGAAGTGTCCTATCTCTCAGGTTCGCTTGGTCAATTGAAAAGTCAATGGGAAAATGTAAGAACAGTGGAGGATGTTCAGGCATTGATCAGTGATGGACAAGTTCCTAACGAGCGTGTACTCTCAGATGTTGTTCATCGCTTAGGCAGGAAATCTGATATAGTTGAGTTGTTATGTAAAACTATTTGTGAGAAAATTGCATCTGCGTCTCCAAAAGTTGTACATGTTTTTGCTGCATATACCCTTGCAAATAGAGATAAGTTGCATTTTGTCGTATTGTTGGAGAATGGATCAAGTTCTGACAAAGATTTTAATTTAGATCACGAGATCGTAGTCAGAAATTGCAAAGGAAATGGAAAAACAGAGCATGAACATAtgcaaaaagaaactgaaagtgaACTTTCAGCAGAAGAATCGACGGCCTTAAAGAATACAATTAATGAAATAACGAAGCAGTATATGGAAGATCATAAGTACTTGAGCGCTATTACTGCAAGGAAAATCAGTTTGGAAGGAAAAGAAACTATATGCATTGTTATGTACGCTCATCCATGCACAGACAGATATTCTGATATCCCACACAGTGAGGAACACCTACCTGCTACAATCGAAGGCTATAAAGTAGTAGTTCGTAATGGAGTATTTAAACAAGCCACAAAGACAGCTTCTGAATGTCATGATAATGTACGGATGGGATGTCAAATAACTTCAAATCTGGTGAGCGGTTTTGGAACTTTGGGTGGGTTCGTAGACCATCATGCGTACGGACTCTGTGGATTTACGTGTGCCCACGTCGTATACGGTACTGAACAGATGaaatttttaaagagaaaaaaaacgacTTAA